One Nitrospiria bacterium DNA window includes the following coding sequences:
- a CDS encoding OmpP1/FadL family transporter, translating into MALFIQVFLTFVFLEFFGGQAVGAGFAVYEQGAAAMGQGDAFAARADNPSAIFYNPAGIVQLEGTQASLGATAIIVESEFRSNTTGLTTDMFQQITFPLHFFLTHPISENVSLGFGAFSPFGLKTDWPENWEISRFSYRSSVETLYINPTVAWRPHEKVMVGFGINYVRGRSELRRKVPDPFLGPDHDLNIHSGEGDGWGYNFGSLFLISERTSLGASFRSQVRIDYEGRAESSFPGFVNGAAFTTLTMPPIAVVGLSHHFFPNFALELDFQWTGWSTIQNLDLSFENSVFDTSIPRNWNDVFAIHLGGEYWFNEVLAFRAGYTFDETPIPDNTMDPILQDATRDIFSFGIGYTSGILTTDLAYDVFFLRDRDVNNVLPALIPVTQNGTYETIGHLIALSFTFIFN; encoded by the coding sequence ATGGCACTTTTTATCCAGGTTTTTTTGACGTTTGTTTTCCTTGAGTTTTTTGGAGGTCAAGCCGTGGGGGCTGGTTTTGCGGTTTATGAACAGGGAGCCGCAGCTATGGGACAAGGTGATGCCTTCGCAGCCAGGGCTGATAATCCTTCCGCTATTTTTTATAACCCCGCGGGCATTGTTCAATTAGAGGGAACCCAGGCTTCTTTGGGGGCAACGGCTATTATTGTGGAAAGTGAATTTAGAAGCAATACAACAGGGTTAACTACCGATATGTTTCAGCAGATTACCTTTCCGCTTCATTTTTTTTTAACCCACCCGATTTCAGAAAATGTCAGTTTGGGTTTTGGGGCTTTTTCCCCTTTTGGGTTGAAAACCGATTGGCCGGAAAATTGGGAAATTTCCCGATTTTCGTATCGGTCATCTGTTGAAACCCTTTATATAAACCCAACGGTTGCCTGGCGCCCTCATGAAAAAGTTATGGTAGGTTTTGGAATTAATTATGTTCGAGGAAGATCGGAGCTGAGAAGAAAAGTACCCGATCCCTTTCTTGGGCCCGACCATGACCTTAATATCCATAGTGGAGAAGGGGATGGGTGGGGTTACAATTTTGGATCCCTCTTTTTGATCTCTGAACGCACTTCCCTAGGAGCATCCTTTCGGAGCCAGGTAAGGATCGATTATGAAGGAAGAGCCGAATCTTCCTTTCCCGGATTTGTCAATGGGGCGGCCTTTACCACTTTAACGATGCCCCCCATCGCCGTTGTGGGTTTATCTCATCATTTTTTTCCAAATTTTGCCCTTGAATTGGATTTTCAATGGACGGGTTGGTCTACCATTCAAAACCTTGATTTAAGTTTTGAAAATTCTGTTTTCGATACCTCTATTCCCAGAAACTGGAATGATGTTTTTGCAATCCATTTGGGAGGAGAATATTGGTTTAATGAAGTTCTTGCTTTTCGTGCGGGTTATACCTTTGATGAAACCCCTATTCCCGATAATACAATGGATCCCATTTTACAAGATGCCACACGAGATATTTTTTCCTTCGGGATTGGTTATACCTCGGGGATTCTTACCACCGATTTAGCCTATGATGTGTTCTTTTTAAGGGACAGGGATGTGAATAATGTTTTGCCTGCTTTAATTCCAGTTACTCAAAATGGAACCTATGAAACCATTGGGCATTTGATTGCTCTTAGTTTTACTTTTATTTTTAATTGA
- a CDS encoding glycosyltransferase produces the protein MAVLLGIAFLHFIHLVFHYRKGFKGFSPLTLENTDSSPRQGFSIIIPARNEARNIAKTLDSLQKQTYRPFEIWVVDDHSDDETAQTVQKISQKDPRVQLLKAPPLPPDWLGKPHALGHGAKYAKHQLLLFTDADVEFHPQALSAAVSELNRRKADLLTLLPQSILGGFWECVIQPSVLSIILYGLNVSKINDPSDPQSFGIGAFLLIRRETFLRVGGYSPIKDQLIDDYAMANLVKKNRGTIWLSDGREYISIRMYESFSEIWKGWQKNFYAGLMLPFRLGYEKRQWVLWEKKPLLTLLLVTLFLSFTFVFPPVAFFWTLFSNPSTFTLLLSILTFFAFLFFGFSLYNRLEKSPFWTFTLPLGAVITLGIAITSTWQNRVRGGPTWRGRHYPHANQDPGATKNFN, from the coding sequence ATGGCAGTGCTACTCGGAATAGCTTTTCTTCATTTTATCCATCTCGTTTTCCACTACCGAAAAGGCTTTAAAGGGTTTTCCCCTCTGACTCTTGAAAACACCGATTCCTCACCCCGCCAGGGTTTCTCCATAATCATTCCCGCCCGAAACGAAGCAAGGAATATTGCAAAAACCCTTGATTCTCTCCAAAAACAAACCTACAGGCCCTTTGAAATTTGGGTTGTAGATGATCACTCCGATGACGAAACCGCCCAGACCGTTCAAAAAATTTCCCAGAAGGACCCACGGGTTCAGCTTTTAAAAGCCCCTCCCCTCCCTCCAGATTGGTTGGGGAAACCCCATGCTCTTGGCCATGGGGCAAAATACGCCAAACATCAACTTTTGCTCTTCACCGATGCCGATGTGGAATTTCACCCTCAGGCTCTTTCCGCGGCGGTTTCAGAATTGAACCGAAGAAAAGCGGACCTGCTTACCCTCCTTCCACAATCAATTTTAGGGGGATTTTGGGAATGTGTGATTCAACCCTCCGTTCTTTCCATTATCCTCTATGGGCTGAATGTTTCTAAAATTAATGACCCCTCCGATCCGCAAAGTTTTGGAATCGGAGCGTTCCTTCTCATTCGACGGGAAACCTTCCTTCGCGTAGGAGGATATTCACCAATCAAGGACCAACTTATAGATGATTATGCCATGGCCAATTTGGTTAAAAAAAATAGAGGAACCATTTGGCTGTCTGACGGACGGGAGTATATCTCCATTCGGATGTATGAATCATTTTCCGAAATCTGGAAGGGTTGGCAAAAAAATTTTTATGCGGGGCTAATGCTTCCTTTCCGGTTAGGGTATGAAAAACGTCAATGGGTTTTGTGGGAGAAAAAACCGTTGCTTACCCTCTTGTTGGTGACGTTGTTTTTGTCGTTTACATTTGTTTTTCCACCGGTTGCATTTTTTTGGACCCTTTTTTCTAATCCATCAACATTTACACTTTTACTTTCCATACTTACTTTCTTCGCATTTTTGTTTTTTGGTTTTTCCCTTTATAACCGTTTGGAAAAGTCCCCTTTTTGGACTTTTACCCTTCCCTTAGGAGCGGTGATCACACTAGGAATTGCCATCACCAGCACTTGGCAAAACCGGGTTAGAGGGGGCCCGACATGGAGAGGCCGGCATTATCCCCATGCCAATCAAGACCCTGGTGCCACAAAAAATTTCAATTAA